One part of the uncultured Methanobrevibacter sp. genome encodes these proteins:
- a CDS encoding zinc ribbon domain-containing protein: VKTRNWKCQKCEKILDRDTNAAINILNRWFNGD, encoded by the coding sequence GTCAAAACACGCAACTGGAAATGTCAAAAATGCGAAAAAATACTTGATAGGGACACAAACGCAGCAATTAATATTCTAAACCGCTGGTTCAACGGGGATTAG